The following proteins come from a genomic window of Dermacentor albipictus isolate Rhodes 1998 colony chromosome 8, USDA_Dalb.pri_finalv2, whole genome shotgun sequence:
- the LOC135921164 gene encoding uncharacterized protein: MSSAGNSASAVGRGSHPPSTTDSGNYKVVLPRLPTGNTVLNSVFLHADLAGRPYRAPDFRDALLSVLNATDILGAGQYQMSHLWLVTCVNSIVKQKLVDKGELLVKGLKCLVIDPECKNIKMKLLWLPSHLEQRLIVEALEPYGTVQSITREMWWCDGIEGWQMTNRDVAFTLKDGVSASNLPHLLSIYGHQCLILIPGRPPLCLRCNRVGHIRRHCRTPRCSNCHRYGHPADACIGTYADKLRGNRPAEDDAITDHLMDVSEVLDATGETLPDTHRPEQVKPPSADISLSQKPASEDETKAPDDEPTVSWADSPAVQDRPPSVECGSMCEAAKKRPAPSDNLSPSAKEARVPKVSKLTKPLRGTPTPADVPCVNVHKKSIVHHLIKKGMVHLWSSV; the protein is encoded by the coding sequence atgagctccgctggaaacagcgcatcggccgtcggccgaggatcacacccaccGTCAACTACtgattccggtaattataaagtcgttctCCCTCGTCTACCGACCGGCAACACCGTtctcaattcagttttcctgcatgctgacctggcagggcggccgtatcgggccccggactttcgcgatgctctcctttcagtgctaaatgcaactgatatcctcggcgctggacaataccagatgagccatttgtggttAGTCACATGTGTTAACAGCATCGTgaaacagaaacttgtcgacaaaggTGAGTTGCTGGTGAAAGGCCTCAAGTGCCTGGTCATAGACCCGGAATGCAAGaatatcaagatgaagcttctttggcttccctCACACCTCGAACAGAGACTGATTGTTGAAGCGCTGgagccatatggcacagtgcagtccatcaccAGAGAAATGTGGTGGTGTGACGGCATAGAGGGCTGGCAAATGACCAACCGAGACGTggcgttcacattgaaagatggagtttctgccagtaatctgccacatctattgagcatatatggccaccagtgccttatcttgattcctggccgaccaccactttgcctccggtgcaacagagttgggcatatccggcgacaCTGTAGAACACCgcgctgcagtaactgtcaccgctatggtcaccctgcagatgcatgcatcggaacctacgctgacaaacttcgtggAAATAGACCAGCCGAGGATGATGCCATCACCGATCATCTAATGGACGTGAGCGAAGTTCTGGACGCAACTGGCGAAACACTCCCTGACACTCATCGACCAGAACAGGTTAAGCCGCCATCGGCTGACATTAGCCTTagccagaagcctgcgagcgaggaTGAGACTAAGGCACCTGACGACGAACCAACTGTGTCTTGGGCAGACTCTCCAGcagttcaagatcgcccaccgtcagtggaatgtggatcgatgtgcgaggccgccaagaagcgtccagcgccatccGACAATCTATCGCCCTCGGCAAAGGAGGCTCGTGTTCCCaaggtgtcaaagttgacaaaaccgctccggggaacacctacacctgctgatgtcccttgtgttaacgtgcacAAAAAGTCCATAGTGCATCACCTCATCAAGAAAGGAatggtgcacctctggagcagcgtttag